GTGTGCAGGAAGATGTCGCGGGTCTCGGGGTCGCTCAGCAGCTTCACGTAGTTGTCGAGGCCGACGAACTGCGGCGGGGCGAGCAGGTTCCACTCGGTGAGGCTCACCCAGGCGGCGCCCACCATGGGCACCAGCACGAACGCGGTGAGCGGGATGGCGCTCGGCAGCAGGAACGCGAGCACCGTGAGGGCGTAGCGGATGCGCGAGCGCGCCGGTCGGCGCCGGGCGGGCGCCGGGCGCGGCTTCGCTGCGCGCGCCGCGGCGGGCGCGAGGGTCGAGGTCATGAGCCGGCGCGCTCCGTCCCGCCCGCGGCGAGGCGCTCGCGTACGAGTCGCCCCTGCTCGCCCGCGACGCCCTCGGCGTCGAACGGGGTCGCGAGCACGAGCGCAGCGGCGCCCTGCGCCCAGCTCTCGTCCTGCCAGGTCTCGACGGCGACCCCCACCCCGCGCCGCGCCGGCAGGAGCGCGGAGCGGAAGGCGGGCTCGAATCCGAGCGCCCAGTGCGGCCACGCGGCCGTGCCCTCTCCGAGCAGGATCACGATCTCGGGGTCGAGGGTGTGCACGAGGCCCGCGAGCGCGCGGCCGAGCAGATGGCCGGCCTCGCCGAACAGGGCCGCGGCATCCGCCTGGCCCGCCTCGGCGGCGGCGCGCAGGGCGGCCATTCCGGCCGTCTCGCCGAGGATGCCGCGCGCGCGGGCCTCGCGCACGAGCGCGGCCTCGCCGATGAGCGCCTCGAGGCATCCGCGGCTGCCGCACATGCACACGGGCCCGTCCTCGACGACCGGTGTGTGGCCGATCTCGCCGGCGCCGCCCGCGGCACCGCGAAGTACGACCCCGTCGACCACGATCCCGGCGCCCACTCCGGTTCCGATCGTGACGACGAGGAAGCTCTCGTGTCGACGCCCCGTGCCGTAGAGCCGTTCGGCCATGGCGAGGGCGTTGACGTTGTTCTCGACGAGCACGGGCAGTCGCAGTGCGCGGCGGAGGCTCTCGCCGAGCGGCATGCCGTTCCAGCCGAGCTGCGGCGACACGACGACGCCGTCGCCCTGGCGGTCGACGGAGCCGGGCACGCCGACCCCCACCCCCAGCAGGCGCGCGACGCCGGAGCCCGCGATGAAGCGCTCGAGGAGGCTCGCGAGGTCCGCGAGCACCGTGGTCGCCGACGCGTCGAAGCGCTCGCTCGCCGAGCGCAGCACCGAGCCGTCGAGCCCCACCTCGACGAACGCGACGTGATCCGCGGCGACCTTGACGCCGATCGCGGAGCCGCCCTGTTGGGCGAGACCGAGTCGGCGGGCGGGGCGACCCCCCTGCGAGGGCTCGTGGTCGAGCTCGACGACGAGGCCGTCGGTCAGGAGGTCCTTGGTGAGCTGCGTCATGAGCGCGGGCGAGACACCGAGTGCGCGAGCGAGCTCGGCGCGCGAGGACGGGCCCTGGGCCCCGAGGTGCGCGAGCACGGCCGAGCGGTTGACGTCGGTGCGCGCGGCGGGTCGGATCATCGTCGGTCCTCTTGCGGTCGGGTTATTTCAGGAGTAAATAAACCAAGTAACGAAGTCCATGTCAAGCCTTGGGAGCCCCGCATGACCACCGCCACCTCCGCCGCCTTCGCGGCGCGGCTGCGCGCCCTCATCGACGCCGCGAGCGCGCGGCCCGAGATCGTCGGGCTCGTCGGCTTCGGATCGACCGCCGACCGCGACCGGGCCGACGAATGGTCCGACCTCGACATCGCCGTCATCGTGGAGCCCGGCCAGGAGGATCGGCTGCGACGCGAACTCGACTGGCTCCCGCGCCCCGAGCGCATCGCGCTCTCGGTCGTCGACCAGTGGGACGCCCTCATGGTGGTGACCGACGACGGCGCCCTCATGGAGTTCGGCATCGCCCGCCTCGACGCCTTCACCACATGGATCGCCGACCGCGCCGAGGTGATCCTCGACCGCGGGGGCGTCGAGCCCGCCCTGCGGCAGATCCTCGCCCGCCCCGCCCGCGGAGTCGACGTCGCGGTGGAGACCCGCGTCGCCCTCGTCAAGCTGCTCGTCGGTGCGGGGCGCGCGCGTCGCGGCGAGCTGCTCACCGCGAACCGCAACATCCGCGGCGAAGCCCTCGAGCACCTGCTGCGCGCGTGGGCCGCCGCGCTGCCCGGCGACCACGCCGTGCTCGACAGCCTCGACCCCCACCGCCGTTTCGAGCGCGCGCATCCGGAGCTCGCGGCGCGCGCCGAGGCCGCGCTGCGGCTCGATGCGGAGGGGGCCGCCCGCACGCTGCTCGACCTCGCGGAGGAGACCCTCGGCGCCCGCGACGACTTCCCGCGGGAGGGGGCGGCAGCGATCCGCCGGCGCCTCGGCTGGGACTAGAGGCCCGACTGCTCGAGCAGCGCCTCGAGGTTGCGGGCGAGGTGCGCGCGGTACTCGACGAGCCACTCCCCCTCGAACCCGCGCGGCACGATCTCGGTCGTGATGACCGTCGTGAACCACACGCGGTAGATGCGGATGCGCTCGAGCTCGTCGGGTGCGAACGCGTCGACCGCCGCGAGCCGCGGGTCCGGGTCGCCCACGTTCATCGCGTCGCCCGCGACGACGTCGAACAGCGGGTCGCCCCACAGGGCGCGCTCGACGTCGATGAGGCCGAGCACCTCGCCCGTCTCCGGCACGACGAAGACGTTGCCGGGCCACGGGTCGGCGTGCACGAGACGCGGCTCCGTCACCGCCGCGAGCGCCGCGTGCCCCTCGGTGAAGACCCGGCGGATGCGATCCTCCGGGAGCGGCACGCCCGCCCGGCGCGCGTCGGCGAGCACGGCCTCCAGGATGCGCTCCACGGCATCCGGCCACGTCGCCGCGCGCAGCGTCGTCGACGAGGGGTAGCCGAACTCGGGCCCCACCTCCTCGTGCACGCGCGCGAGCACGCGCCCGAGCTCGCGCTTCGCGCGGTCGTTCGCCTCGGGGGTCATCGTGGGCTCCGCGAGGTCCCAGCGCTCGCCCGGCATCCGGCTCATCGCGAGCACGTCGACCGGCAGCACCTCGCGGCTCGTGTCCAGCAGCAGCAGGCGCGGGTAAGGCCAGCCGCGCTCCGCGGCGAGCCGCATGACCGCCGCCTCGGTGCGCAGCATCCGCTCCTCGTAGAGCAGCAGGCTCGAGGCGTCGTCGGGTGGCGCGATCTTCACGATCGCCTCGTCGCCGGATGCGAAGCGCGCCTCCCACACGGATGCGAACGTGCCGCCGTCGAGCACGTCGAGCTGCACGAGCTCCCCCAGCGGCGCGAGCACCCGCGCGACCGCGTCGGGTTCGGGCCACTCCATGTCCGCGAGAGTACGTACTTTTCGCCCCCGCCGGGGCCGATATCTCCGAAAAGTACGTACTCTCGCGGACGAGAGGGCTGGGCGGCGTCACATGGGGGCGCGACTAGACTCGACCCCCGTGACCGCACGCACCCTCGTCAAGCAGCTCGCCGCCCAGCCCGACGGCCCCGTGTCCGTCTCCGGATGGGTGGAGACGGTGCGCGATCAGAAGAAGGTGCAGTTCGTCATCCTGCGCGACGAGACGGGCGCCGTGCAGCTCGTGCACCCGCGCACGGATGTCGAAGAGCCGGGCACGGACGCCCTCGCGACGACGATCTCCGGGCTCACGCACGGCACCTTCCTCACCGTCACGGGCGAGCTCAAGCACGACGAGCGCGTCAAGCTCGGTGGCCTCGAGGTCAAGATCGGCGACATCCACGTCGCCGCCGAGGCCCTCGACCTGCCGATCGCCGAGGACTCGTCGATCGACAAGCGCCTCGACTGGCGCTTCCTCGACCTGCGCCGCCCCGAGCAGAACCTGATCTTCCGCGTGCAGACGACCTTCCTGCACGCCCTGCGCACCTGGTGGGTCGACAACGACTTCATCGAGATCCACACCCCGAAGCTCATGGCGTCCGCGTCCGAGAGCCGCGCCGAGCTGTTCGAGGTCGAGTACTTCGAGACGAAGGCCTACCTCGCGCAGAGCCCGCAGTTCTTCAAGCAGATGGCGCAGCCCGCCGGCTTCGGCAAGGTCTTCGAGGTCGCGCCCGCGTTCCGCGCCGACCCGTCGTTCACGAGCCGCCACGCGACCGAGTTCATCTCCGTCGACGCCGAGATGAGCTGGGTCGACTCCCACGACGACGTCATGCGCATGCACGAGCAGCTGCTCGTCGCGGGCCTCACGGCCGTCAAGGAGAAGCACGGCGCCGAGATCGAGGCCGCGTTCGGCGTCGAGGTGACCGTGCCGGCCACGCCGTTCCCGCGCATCCCCCTCGCCGAGGCGCACAGCATCCTCGAGTCGCGCGGCTACACGGTGCCCCGCACGGATGGCGACCTCGACCCCGAGGGCGAGCGTCGCCTCGCCGAGTACGTCAAGGAGCAGTACGGCCACGAGTTCGTCTTCGTGACCGACTACGCCACGGGCATCCGGCCGTTCTACCACATGCGCCACGAGGGCGACCCGACGCTCACCAACAGCTACGACCTGCTGTTCAACGGCACCGAGATCTCGACCGGCGCCCAGCGCGAGCACCGCATCGAGGTGCTCGTCGAGCAGGCGAAGGAGAAGGGCCTCGACCCCGAGGAACTCGGCTTCTACCTCGACTTCTTCCGCTACGGCGTGCCGCCGCACGGCGGATTCGGCATGGGCCTCAGTCGCGTCATCATGCTGCTGCTGCACCAGGCGTCGATCCGCGAGGTCACGTACCTGTTCCGAGGGCCGAACCGCCTGCTGCCGTAGGGGGTATCGCGGGAGGCTGGTCTCGACACGTGGCCGTCGGCCGCTACTCGACCAGCGGAGGCGGCGTTACGCCGTCTGCTGGTAGCGGGGCTCCTGCAGCACCGTGAGGTCCTCGAACGTCGCCGAGCCGCTCGAGCGCATGACGGCCTGCACCATCGCGATCGCCGACGCCTTCGCCACGTAGTTGCCGCTCACGGCGACCGTCTGGCCGCTCTCCGACACGATGCGCCAGAAGTACGGCTGCGTGGGGTTCTTGCTCCGCAGGACCTGAAAACGCATGGGGGCTCCTCGAATGACACTCGGGGGGTGACTCGTGGAGCCTAGACGGAGCGGACCACCCCCCGCTAGGGGGTCACGGCGTGGCGACGCCGGATGCAACCCTAGACCTCGTAGTCGACGCAGCTGCGCGCATCCACGACCGAGCGGATGAACCCGGCCGCCTCCTGGTGCTGCGGATGCGTCTGGTACGCCGCGAGATCCTCGCGCGTCGCGAAGTCGGAGACGAGCACGACGTGCCAGTTGCCGGCCGTCTCCTCGAGGTCGACGCCGACCTCGATGCGCTCGGCCGCCACCACGCCTCGGAGCGCCTCGAGGCGCTGCTTGATGCCCGCGGCATCCGCCTCGCGCTGCGCCGCGTCCTCGGCGGCCAGCCGCCACGTCACGATGTGCCGGATCACGCCGACGCCTCCCTCTCGTCGAGGGCGCGCCGCAGCCGGTCGGGGTCGACGCGCCAGATGGTGTGCACGCGATCGTCGATGAGCACGACGGGGATCTCCTCCGCGTACCGGTCGAGCAGCTCGGCGTCGTCGAGGATGTTGCGCTCCTCGACCTCGAGCCCGCGCTCCCCCGCCACCTCGAGCACGGTCGCCCGCGCGTCGTCGCACAGGTGGCATCCGGGCTTGCCGAGCAGGGTGAGTCGCGGAGCGGGCACCCACCTAGACTATGGGGGTCATGCCCGAGGCCACTCCCGTGTCGAACCCGAGCGAACGCCCGATCATCGCGTTCTTCGACGTCGACAACACGCTCATGCACGGCACGAGCGTGTTCCACGTGGGGCGCGAGGCGTGGGCGCGCGGCATCATCGGCTGGCGCGACATCCTGCTCTTCGGCTGGCACCAGCGCCGCTTCATCAAGGTCGGCGAGAACCACGAGCACATGGGCACCGCGAAGGAGCGCGCCCTCGGCCTCGTGGCCGGGCACACCGAGTCGCAGATCATGGAGCTCGCCGACTCGATCTGGGAGCACCGGATCAGACCGCGGCTCTGGCCGGAGACGGTCGCCCTCGCGCGCGAGCACCTCGCGAAGGGCCACCAGGTGTGGCTCGTGTCGGCGACGCCCGTCGAGGTGGGCCGCCTGATCGCCGAGAAGCTCGGGCTCACGGGTGCCCTCGGCACGCGCGCGGAGGCCGTCGACGGCGTCTACACCGGTCGGCTCATCGGACCCGTGCTGCACGCGGAGCACAAGGCGGTGGAGGCCCGCGCCCTCGCGGAAGGCATGGATGCCGACCTCGCGGCGTCGTGGGCGTACTCCGACAGCCGCAACGACATCCCGCTGCTCGAGCTCGTCGGCAACCGCGTCGCGGTGAACCCGGATGCGGGCCTCGCCCGGTACGCGGCGGAGAAGCAGTGGCCGACGATGCGGCTCGACCCGGCGGCCATCAAGGCGCAGCAGCGGCGGGTGCGGCGCGAGGCCAAGGAGACCCGGGCCGCAAAGACGAAGCCCCGGGGCTGAGCCCGGGGCTGTCGGTTCACTTCTTGTTGCGGCGCTGGTGACGCGTCTTGCGGAGAAGCTTGCGGTGCTTCTTCTTCGCCATGCGCTTGCGGCGCTTCTTGATGACGGAACCCATGTTCACCTCATTCAGTTCGATCGACGGACCCACCCGGTCCGAGTCGAACCGCGGGAAGCCTAACCGGGAGAGTCTAACAAACCCGCAGGAGTCGGATTCTCAGCCGGCCTGGACGTCGCTGTCGGCGATGCCGATGACGCCCGCCACTGCCGACTCGGGGATGCGGTACGAGCGCCCGAAGCGCACGGCCGGCAGCTCCCCCGCGTGCACGAGCCGATAGACGGTCATCGTCGAGACGCGCATCATGTCGGCGACCTCCTGAACCGTCAGGAAGCGCACGTCGGAGAGATCGCGTGCCATGTCCGCCTCGTCGATGTCGTGTGGCTGGTGTGGTCTGTGTGACTGGAGTGTCCTGCCACAGAGTAGGGGGTGCGGGGATGCCGTGTCCAGGCGTCCTCCGCCCCCGATCCCGGAACGTGGGACGCTGGGAGCATGAGGCTCCTCGCCGCGTTCCGCGCCTCACGCCGGCAGCCATGGCTGCAGGTCGTGAAGTCGGCGGTCGCGACGGCCATCGCGTGGCTCGTCGCGGGGTGGCTCATCCCCGGTCCGCTGCCCGTCTTCGCGGCGATCGCGGCCCTCCTCGTCGTGCAGCCGAGCCTCAACCAGTCGGTCACGAAGGCGATCGAGCGCACGGTGGGCGTCGTGGCGGGCGTCGTCATCGCATCCGCTCTCTCGCTCGCGTTCGGGCCGGCCACGTGGGTCGTGCTCGTCGCCGTCGTCGCGGCGCTCGGGGTGGCATGGGCGCTGCGGATGACGACGGGCACCGCGAACCAGGTCGCGATCAGCGCGCTGCTCGTGCTCGCGCTCGGCGCCGCGACGCCCGGCTACGCGGTCGACCGCGTGCTCGAGACGATCATCGGCGCCGTCATCGGCTTCGTCGTCAACCTCGTGTTCGTGCCGCCCCTCGCGCTCGACCCGGCGCGCCGGGCGGTCGACGCGCTCGGCGGCGAGGTCGCGGCCTCGCTCGATCGCCTCGCCGACGCCCTCGCGGCGCCGCAGACGCCCGCGCAGCTCGAGGAGCTCATGATCACGGCGCGGCTCATGCGCCCCATGGTGACGTCGGCGTCGGATGCGATCGGCTCGGCCGCCGAGTCGCTCGCCCTCAACCCGCGCGGCCGTCGTCGCCGCGAGGAGCTCGAGCGGCTCGAGTCGACGCTCGCGATGCTGAGCCCCATGGTGACGCAGGTGATCGGGATGACGCGCGCGCTGTACGACCGTTACGACGTGAGCCTCGTCGACGAGCCGACGGTGCGCGCGATCGGCGAGCAGCTGCACCGCGCAGCCCACGACGTGCGGCGGGTCATGCGGCGCACGAGCCCCGACCCGGCTTCGCCCCCGACCGAGAGCATCCCGGCCCTCACCTCGCCGCTCGTGATCGCGGCGCCGTCATCGGGGCACTGGATCCTCGTGGGGTCGCTGCTCGAGGATCTGCGGCGCATCCACGCGACCCTCGCCGAACCCGACTCACGCTGACCGGTCGGTTCTCGGCCCTAAACCGGGCGGATGAGGCCAGAAACCGACCACTCAGCGGATGTTCACTCGCCCTTGCGGAGCTTCGGCAGCTTCTCCGTGACGCGCTGACGCGCGCCCTCGATCTTCTCCTGCGCGGTCTCGAACGCGACGCGCGCGGCGTTCGCCGTCTCGGCGGCCGTGCGGCCCAGACGGTCGCCGAACTCGGCACCCGCCCACGCGGCGTACACGGTCGTCGCACCGTTCTCATCCGTGCCGACGGTGAAGTCGGTGAACGGCTCGAGCCACACCTCGACCTCCTCGAGCGGGCTCGCGTCGAGGTGGTAGTAGCGGTGCTGCCCCTCCTCGCGCACACCGACGAGTCCGTGCTCGCGCAGCACCTTGAGGTGCTTCGACACCGTCGGCTGGGCGACGCCCAACTCGTTGACGAGGTCGCCCACAGCGAGCTCGCCTCGGCTCTCGAGCAGCTGTCGCAGGATCTCGCGGCGGGTGCCGTCGGCGAGGACGTCGAAGATGTCGGCCATTCCGACAGACTAGCCAGCGCGTGCCGGGAGTACCATGACCCCGGTCCGACGGTCGGAAGCGAGGGGGACGGATGCGCGCCAAACCGGTGCGCCGCGACCCGCTCGCGGCGCGCGTGGCCGACAGGATCGGCGACTTCGCGACCGTCACGCCCGCGCGCTTCGCGATCCTCGTGTTCGCGATCCTCGTCGTGCTCTTCACTCTGCTGTTCTCACTGCCGATCGCGACGACCTCGGGCGAGCAGACGCCCTTCATCGACGCGCTCTTCACCGCCGTGTCGGTCATCTGCGTGACGGGCCTCTCGACCGTCGACATGGCCACCTACTGGTCGCCCTTCGGGCACGTGCTCGTGTTCGTGGGCGTCGAGATCGGCGGCATCGGCGTGCTGACGGTCGCGTCGATTCTCGGCATGGTCGTGAGCCGCAAGCTCGGCCTGCGCCAGAAGCTCATGGCTGCAGGGGACGCGAACCCGCTGCGCATCCGCCGCGGCCCCATCGCGGAGGGCCAGGCCGTGCGCCTCGGCGAGACGGGCAACCTGCTCATGACGGTGGCCGTGAGCGTCATCGTCATCGAGCTCGCGGTCGCGGTGCTCATCTTCCCGCGCCTGCTCATCGCGGGGGTGCCCTGGTACACGGCGCTGTGGGAGTCGATCTACTTCTCGGCGATGGCGTTCACCAACACGGGGTTCTCGCCGGCGCCCGAGGGGATCTCGGCGTTCGCGACCGACTGGTGGTTCCTCGGCGCGCTCATGATCGCGACGGTGTTCGGCGCGATCGGCTTCCCCGTGATCTACGTGCTGCGCAAGAAGCTGCGGCAGCCGCATCAGTGGTCGCTGCACGTCAAACTCACCCTCGTGTGGTTCGCCGCCCTGCTCGTCGGCGGCACCGTCGTCTACCTCCTGCTCGAGTGGGACAACACCGCGACCATGGGCCTCATGAACCCGGGCGACCGCATCCTGAACAGCCTCTTCCTCTCGGTCATGACGCGCTCGGGCGGCTTCTCGACGATCGACGTCGGCCAGCTCGACGGCTCGAGCCTGCTCATCACCGACATGCTCATGTTCGTGGGCGGCGGCTCCGCGTCGACGGCGGGCGGCATCAAGGTCACGACCCTCGCCATCCTGTTCCTCGCCGCGTTCGCCGAGGCGCGCGGCAACGACGACATGGAGGCCTACGGCCGGCGCATCCCGCAGGACGTGCTGCGCCTGGCCGTCTCGGTCGTGCTGTGGGGCGCGACGATCGTCGCGGGCGCGACCATCCTCATCCTCTTCATCAACGACGACGCCCCGCTCGACTACGTGCTGTTCGACGTCATCAGCGCGTTCGCGACGTGCGGGCTCACAACCGGGTTCACGCAGAACGCGAACGACGCGACGCAGCTCATCATCGCGGCGACGATGTTCTTCGGACGCATCGGTACAGTGACTCTCGCCGCGGCCCTCGCGGCGTCCACACGGCGGCAGTACTTCCGCCGCCCCGAGGAGAGGCCCATCGTTGGTTGAGAAGATCGCCCACGACGCCCCCGTGCTCGTGATCGGCCTCGGCCGCTTCGGCGCCGCGACCGCGGGTCAGCTGCAGCGGCTCGACCGCGAGGTGCTCGCGGTCGACGAGGACATGGCGCTCGTGCAGAAGTGGTCGGAGCGCGTGACCCACGCGGTGCAGGCGGATGCGCGCTCGATCGATGCGCTGCGGCAGATCGGCGCGGCCGACTTTCAGATCGCCGTCGTCGCGGTCGGCAGCTCGATCGAGGCGAGCGTGCTCATCACGGCGAACCTCGTCGACCTCAAGATCCCGCAGATCTGGGCGAAGGCCATCAGCCAGTCGCACGGCAAGATCCTCAGCCGCATCGGCGCCAACCACGTCATCTACCCGGAGGCCGAGGCCGGCGAGCGCGTCGCGCACCTCGTCTCGGGTCGCATGATCGACTTCATCGAGTTCGACGACGGCTTCGCGATCGTGAAGATGTACCCGCCGAAGCCCATCCGCGGGCTGAGCCTCGCCGAGTCGCACGTGCGCCAGCGCTACGGCATCACCGTGGTCGGCGTGAAGAGCCCCGGCAAGGACTTCACCTACGCGACGGCCGAGACGGTGATCTCGAACCACGACCTCATCATCGCCTCGGGGTCGACGTCCGACCTCGAGAAGTTCGCGGCACTGCAGTAGCGCCGCGCGGCGGAAAGGAGACGAGGATGGCCGGTTTCGATCTCGGTGGGCTCGGCGACGCGGTCGGCGGACTGCTCGGCGGCAAGGGCCTCGACGCGAAGGCGCTGCAGGGGCTGTGGGAGCAGGTGCAGCCGACGCTCAAGGGCCTCGACACGGATCAGATCCTCGACACGATCGGCGACTTCGCGAAGAACCTGAACCTGCCGCTCGTGAAGAACGTGCCCGACAAGACGATCGAGGACATCAAGAACGGCGTCAAGGTGCCCGTGAAGGACTTCATCAAGGGGCTGTAGTCGGGGGCGTCGTCTCGAGACCCGTCCGCTTCGCGGGCGCTCCTCGACCACCTACGAGGCGGCGAGCTCCCTCGCCCGCGCGATCGCCGCATCCGCCGCCCGCTCGAAGACGTCGGCGAGCTGCGCCTCGTCGAGCACCGCGATGAGGCGCTCGGTCGTGCCCTTGGGGCTCGTGACGCGTCGGCGCAGCTCGGCGGGCTCCTCGCCCGTCGACTCGAGCAGGAGCGCCGAGCCGATGAGCGTCTGCTCGGCCAGGAGGCGCGCGTCGTCGCGGCCGAATCCGAGCCGCTCGGCGGCCTCGGTGAGCTTCTCGACGAGGAAGTAGACCGTCGCGGGGCCCGAGCCCGAGATCGCGGAGAGCGCATCGATCTGCCCCTCGGGCAGCTCG
The Protaetiibacter sp. SSC-01 genome window above contains:
- a CDS encoding helix-turn-helix domain-containing protein — translated: MARDLSDVRFLTVQEVADMMRVSTMTVYRLVHAGELPAVRFGRSYRIPESAVAGVIGIADSDVQAG
- a CDS encoding glutaredoxin family protein, which produces MPAPRLTLLGKPGCHLCDDARATVLEVAGERGLEVEERNILDDAELLDRYAEEIPVVLIDDRVHTIWRVDPDRLRRALDEREASA
- a CDS encoding YegP family protein; its protein translation is MRFQVLRSKNPTQPYFWRIVSESGQTVAVSGNYVAKASAIAMVQAVMRSSGSATFEDLTVLQEPRYQQTA
- a CDS encoding HAD family phosphatase — translated: MPEATPVSNPSERPIIAFFDVDNTLMHGTSVFHVGREAWARGIIGWRDILLFGWHQRRFIKVGENHEHMGTAKERALGLVAGHTESQIMELADSIWEHRIRPRLWPETVALAREHLAKGHQVWLVSATPVEVGRLIAEKLGLTGALGTRAEAVDGVYTGRLIGPVLHAEHKAVEARALAEGMDADLAASWAYSDSRNDIPLLELVGNRVAVNPDAGLARYAAEKQWPTMRLDPAAIKAQQRRVRREAKETRAAKTKPRG
- a CDS encoding phosphotransferase family protein, with the translated sequence MEWPEPDAVARVLAPLGELVQLDVLDGGTFASVWEARFASGDEAIVKIAPPDDASSLLLYEERMLRTEAAVMRLAAERGWPYPRLLLLDTSREVLPVDVLAMSRMPGERWDLAEPTMTPEANDRAKRELGRVLARVHEEVGPEFGYPSSTTLRAATWPDAVERILEAVLADARRAGVPLPEDRIRRVFTEGHAALAAVTEPRLVHADPWPGNVFVVPETGEVLGLIDVERALWGDPLFDVVAGDAMNVGDPDPRLAAVDAFAPDELERIRIYRVWFTTVITTEIVPRGFEGEWLVEYRAHLARNLEALLEQSGL
- a CDS encoding aromatic acid exporter family protein, with the translated sequence MRLLAAFRASRRQPWLQVVKSAVATAIAWLVAGWLIPGPLPVFAAIAALLVVQPSLNQSVTKAIERTVGVVAGVVIASALSLAFGPATWVVLVAVVAALGVAWALRMTTGTANQVAISALLVLALGAATPGYAVDRVLETIIGAVIGFVVNLVFVPPLALDPARRAVDALGGEVAASLDRLADALAAPQTPAQLEELMITARLMRPMVTSASDAIGSAAESLALNPRGRRRREELERLESTLAMLSPMVTQVIGMTRALYDRYDVSLVDEPTVRAIGEQLHRAAHDVRRVMRRTSPDPASPPTESIPALTSPLVIAAPSSGHWILVGSLLEDLRRIHATLAEPDSR
- a CDS encoding 30S ribosomal protein bS22, yielding MGSVIKKRRKRMAKKKHRKLLRKTRHQRRNKK
- a CDS encoding helix-turn-helix transcriptional regulator; the protein is MADIFDVLADGTRREILRQLLESRGELAVGDLVNELGVAQPTVSKHLKVLREHGLVGVREEGQHRYYHLDASPLEEVEVWLEPFTDFTVGTDENGATTVYAAWAGAEFGDRLGRTAAETANAARVAFETAQEKIEGARQRVTEKLPKLRKGE
- a CDS encoding TrkA family potassium uptake protein, whose protein sequence is MVEKIAHDAPVLVIGLGRFGAATAGQLQRLDREVLAVDEDMALVQKWSERVTHAVQADARSIDALRQIGAADFQIAVVAVGSSIEASVLITANLVDLKIPQIWAKAISQSHGKILSRIGANHVIYPEAEAGERVAHLVSGRMIDFIEFDDGFAIVKMYPPKPIRGLSLAESHVRQRYGITVVGVKSPGKDFTYATAETVISNHDLIIASGSTSDLEKFAALQ
- a CDS encoding ROK family transcriptional regulator, which translates into the protein MIRPAARTDVNRSAVLAHLGAQGPSSRAELARALGVSPALMTQLTKDLLTDGLVVELDHEPSQGGRPARRLGLAQQGGSAIGVKVAADHVAFVEVGLDGSVLRSASERFDASATTVLADLASLLERFIAGSGVARLLGVGVGVPGSVDRQGDGVVVSPQLGWNGMPLGESLRRALRLPVLVENNVNALAMAERLYGTGRRHESFLVVTIGTGVGAGIVVDGVVLRGAAGGAGEIGHTPVVEDGPVCMCGSRGCLEALIGEAALVREARARGILGETAGMAALRAAAEAGQADAAALFGEAGHLLGRALAGLVHTLDPEIVILLGEGTAAWPHWALGFEPAFRSALLPARRGVGVAVETWQDESWAQGAAALVLATPFDAEGVAGEQGRLVRERLAAGGTERAGS
- a CDS encoding TrkH family potassium uptake protein is translated as MRAKPVRRDPLAARVADRIGDFATVTPARFAILVFAILVVLFTLLFSLPIATTSGEQTPFIDALFTAVSVICVTGLSTVDMATYWSPFGHVLVFVGVEIGGIGVLTVASILGMVVSRKLGLRQKLMAAGDANPLRIRRGPIAEGQAVRLGETGNLLMTVAVSVIVIELAVAVLIFPRLLIAGVPWYTALWESIYFSAMAFTNTGFSPAPEGISAFATDWWFLGALMIATVFGAIGFPVIYVLRKKLRQPHQWSLHVKLTLVWFAALLVGGTVVYLLLEWDNTATMGLMNPGDRILNSLFLSVMTRSGGFSTIDVGQLDGSSLLITDMLMFVGGGSASTAGGIKVTTLAILFLAAFAEARGNDDMEAYGRRIPQDVLRLAVSVVLWGATIVAGATILILFINDDAPLDYVLFDVISAFATCGLTTGFTQNANDATQLIIAATMFFGRIGTVTLAAALAASTRRQYFRRPEERPIVG
- the aspS gene encoding aspartate--tRNA(Asn) ligase, with the translated sequence MTARTLVKQLAAQPDGPVSVSGWVETVRDQKKVQFVILRDETGAVQLVHPRTDVEEPGTDALATTISGLTHGTFLTVTGELKHDERVKLGGLEVKIGDIHVAAEALDLPIAEDSSIDKRLDWRFLDLRRPEQNLIFRVQTTFLHALRTWWVDNDFIEIHTPKLMASASESRAELFEVEYFETKAYLAQSPQFFKQMAQPAGFGKVFEVAPAFRADPSFTSRHATEFISVDAEMSWVDSHDDVMRMHEQLLVAGLTAVKEKHGAEIEAAFGVEVTVPATPFPRIPLAEAHSILESRGYTVPRTDGDLDPEGERRLAEYVKEQYGHEFVFVTDYATGIRPFYHMRHEGDPTLTNSYDLLFNGTEISTGAQREHRIEVLVEQAKEKGLDPEELGFYLDFFRYGVPPHGGFGMGLSRVIMLLLHQASIREVTYLFRGPNRLLP
- a CDS encoding Dabb family protein, whose protein sequence is MIRHIVTWRLAAEDAAQREADAAGIKQRLEALRGVVAAERIEVGVDLEETAGNWHVVLVSDFATREDLAAYQTHPQHQEAAGFIRSVVDARSCVDYEV